The window CCCAGAAAATGTATGGTTTTCTGGTCTCCAACCGATCTTGAGGAAATGGTATGCTATCGAATCTAATTGACGATTTTTTTGTATGATTGTTTGTTTTTGAGATTGGGATTTGGGATTTGGAATGTTCGGGTTTTgggattaatttgtttggtttttgtgtAGATACAACTCGGCAACGACAGGTTGATCACATCCTGAGTTTTCCGACTGATTTATTCAATCCTATCGGTTCTGATTTTTTTCCCTCCATAGTTTCTCCAACACCATCTGCCTTGCTCTCATCACAACTTCTTTCAGTTCCTCAGGTAAAGTTTCCACCTTTTTTTCTTCAGCAAAATAACAAAGGATTCCAAATTTATTGAACAAATTAGTGATTTTCTGTTgagttttttcttcaaaatttttattttaatttttttaatgggaATAGGTGGAATGGTAAATGTGAGTTTCTCTTACCGTTCTTCAGAGGGAAGAGCTTGAGAGACAGTGGACTCTTCTGCTATTCCTCCCCAATCACTTTTATCAATCTGCACAACCCAAATTGAGAGACGGTGCTCTTCCCTGAGGTATGAAAAAGCTTTGAATTAATTTGAGTTGTGCAGAGGAAACgaataattaagaaaacaaattgagtatgttatgaatagtatttttttattcaataaagGCACAAGTCCTATAGGACAGTGACTGTTTGCTTTTAGTAGTCCTTGAAGTTATAGCTTGCTGATTCGTTCCGCCATTTTGTTTATTGTGCAAGTACTGTGTTGTGTCATTCTTTCCGCTTATGTCATGCTCAATTTCATCCTCAATTTCTCTGTTTCATTCTTTCTGCGTATTAGCATTTTCGATGTCTACATTTATAAATAACGTATACCACCTCTTATTTTAAAGGtgatcaagaaaataaaacaaatgccCCGGGCGACTGACATCTAATGCCATGTAAATTTACTTGCAGTTTTGTAGCGGAATGAAGATAGATCCTATCCGAAGTCTATTACCTTTTGAGTTTAATAAGAAAATCAGAGTCCGTGTATGCAGAATTTGGAGACCTAAGCTTATAGGAAAAGATAATACATTTGGTGGTCTTCAATGTCTATTGGTTGACGAAATGGtaagaattttgttttttcaggttttcaattttaaattgtGGTTATGATTTCTAACTTTTGCTCTGATGTATATCATTTTATCAGATTATAATTTTTGCCTTTAAATGATGTGCTGTTCATATTTATATGcctaattttttgaatttatttttaatcatgtAGAAAGATGCAATTCATGCCTCTgcaaaagaaattgattatgaGTATGTTGCTCCAAAAATTAAAGCTGATCATGTTTATGAGATCACTCGCTTTTATACCAGTCGTTGCAAAACGTCCTACAAAATTGTCCCACATGACGCGCAAGTGTGCTtcaatacaaaaacaaattttgaagAGTTGCCAGGTGTTCATCCAAATATTCCCTCACATCGGTTTTACTTACTTGATTATTCCCAACTGTCTTCTCGCATGGATCAAGTTGATATTCTCACAGGTAACTGTATATATAGAATCAAAAAATTCAGTATAAGTTTAGtttcatattgtcaattttgAGATCTGACTACActttttggacaaatttttaGATGTTATGGGACGCATTACTGCAGTAAAGCCTTTGGAGGACAGAATGATCGGCAATGAGAGAACGGAGAAAATATGCGAGGTTAAGTTGCAAAATATCAGGTAAACAGTTTATCCAAACAtctaaatttctcaaaattgctGCACATCTTATtcaaaatactaattttttcttAATACTCATTCACTTAGGAAAGAAGATGTTAACCTAACATTGTGGGGTGACACTGCAAAGACCTTTGATTTCGAAGCTTTGGAACACTTGCCACCACCAGTTTTGGGTGTTTTTACAAGCCTTAAAGTTAGACAATTCAGAGGTATGAAATTTATCACTTCTATTTTCAATTGTTCATATTTATTGTATAAAATAATGATTTAATTGCTCATCGATAAACAACTAGGAAACATCGTGCTGAACAACAGTATTTCCACAATGATTTTCATCAATCCAGACATTCCCGAGGCAACACCTTACAAAGCAATGTCAGTTCCTAAATTTCAAatactttaaaatattttttttcatgtttaaaTTGATTATGAGGGAAAAACTATGGATATACCTGTTTACTGATGATATGCATATAAAGATGAAATTGTTATTTCAATTAAACACATCTGGAAATAcaatgtttatatatttattttagtatacatgtttctataattaaaaaggCTATGATCTTGCTTTTTTTGAGTGTAAGTTTGATCAAATAATTTGCTACAACTAGCTAAAATTGTAAATTACAAAGTAGCAGACCTTTTTTGTAATATTGTGAACTTATGCAAGCTAAGTGCAAACTTGGAAAGGTTTGTCAAGTTTatgaaaattgtttaaaaagtgGTTGTTGCTGCTGTACAGTAGATGAGGTGGAATTTGTTTCCCAGTAAGgtcaaaatatttgattttataaaCACAAGCCATGTTTGTATATGCATTACATAGTCATGCAATAAATCTATAGAAGTATGAAAATTATTCTTTCAAATTTCTGATGatgtaatattttaaattttcattttcaattgaTAAATGCTTAATGAATACGTTAGTATCCGTTCATGGTTTGGATTCTTATACTATTTTATttgaatacaaaaatatatgcaGCTTTGTTGGTCTGGTTCATTCTGTAAAAATGTTGTCAACATCAGCAAGGCAACTCATGGGACCAGAACATTTAGAAAACACTGAAAAAATGTCTGTTCAAGATCTGAATATTTTGGATCCAGATTTGTACAAGGTAAACAAACTTTTCTCAATGTTTTAGAAATCAGATATGTGCACCTGTTGTGATACTAATACGCATCGTTTATtgttaaataaattatattccTCATATGATATATGACAAATTAGTTAAGTACATATCATTCTTAGATATCCATATATTAATTACTGTCTGTAAATATATTTCAGAGCACTTCAGTCTTATGTAGAGCAGCTGTTACACGTTTTGACACGCATGCTGGATGGTGGTACAAAGCATGTCCATGCTGCtacaaacaactcaaaaaagatgaaaataatGATATGCTAATTTGTGTAAAGCACGATGTTCAAACTCCCCTTCCCTGGTAAGTCAAATGTTTATAACAAATTTCATAATATTTAAGTACCCTCTCCTGGTAAACCAAATGtttataattaatttcataAGCTTTATACTTAAATATTGTTCTTCATATGC of the Pyrus communis chromosome 1, drPyrComm1.1, whole genome shotgun sequence genome contains:
- the LOC137748023 gene encoding uncharacterized protein encodes the protein MDQVDILTDVMGRITAVKPLEDRMIGNERTEKICEVKLQNIRKEDVNLTLWGDTAKTFDFEALEHLPPPVLGVFTSLKVRQFRGNIVLNNSISTMIFINPDIPEATPYKAIFVGLVHSVKMLSTSARQLMGPEHLENTEKMSVQDLNILDPDLYKSTSVLCRAAVTRFDTHAGWWYKACPCCYKQLKKDENNDMLICVKHDVQTPLPW